Within Alcaligenes sp. SDU_A2, the genomic segment ACTCGGGCCTGCACAAAACCGTGCGTTGGTATCTGGAGAATACATCGTGGTGGCAGCGCGTGCTCAACGGCACTTACCGTCTGGATCGCATAGGAAACCAAGCATGAAAGGAATCGTTCTGGCCGGCGGCTCCGCGACGCGTCTGCACCCCATCACAATGGGCGTCTCTAAGCAATTGCTGCCTGTTTATGACAAACCCATGATCTTCTACCCCCTGTCGGTACTGATGTTGGCCGGCATACGGGAGATTCTGATCATCTCCACACCTGAAGACCTGCCCAATTTCCGCAATGACGGATCGCGCTACGGCCTGGAGCTGTCCTATGCCGAGCAGCCTTCTCCGGATTGTCTGGCCCAAGCCTTCATCATCGGAGCTGCTTTCATAGGCCAGGATAATGTCAGCCTGATTCTGGGGGACAACATCTTCTATGGCTACGGATTCAGCCAGATGCTCAAAGAGGCGCGATCACGCCGCACAAGGGCGACGATTTTCGGCTATCAGGTAACTAACCCGGAACGCTTTGGCGTCGTGGAGTTCGACAATAACGGCAAAGCAGTCTCCATTGAAGAAAAGCCGATGCAGCCCAAGTCCCACTATGCCGTCACTGGACTGTATTTTTACGACAATCGCGTTATCGACATCGCACGCCAGATTCGGCCGTCAGCCCGTGGCGAACTCGAGATCACGGATGCCAACAATACCTATCTGCGGTTGGGCGAATTGAATGTCAGCTTGCTGGGACGCGGCTTTGCCTGGCTGGACTCCGGCACCCACGAAAGCCTGATGGAGGCCGGCTCTTTCATACGCACGATAGAACATCGTCAGGGCATGAAAGTCGCCTGTCTGGAGGAGATCGCCTTTAATCAAGGTTGGCTCGACCGACAACAGCTGGGCGAGCAAGCCGACGCACTAAGGAAAACCGGCTACGGCCAATACTTGCAAAGACTCCTCCAGAGCTGACATGAATATTCTAAACACCTCACTGCCTGGGGTTCTCATCATCGAGCCCCGTGTTTTCAGCGATGAGCGCGGCTTCTTCAAGGAAACATTCAGCCAGGAGCGCTACCGAGAAAAAGCCGGCATCACCCAGCCTTTCGTCCAAGACAATTACTCCCGATCGGGACACCATGTGCTGCGCGGACTTCACTTCCAACGAACCCGGCCGCAAGGAAAATTGATCAGCGTCACGCGCGGCACCATCTTTGATGTAGCCGTGGACATCAAACCGGAATCAGAGACTTTCGGCCGCTATGTCGGTGTTGAATTAAGCGAAAGCAATCACCGCCAGCTCTGGCTCCCTCCCGGCTATGCGCATGGATTCTGTGTGTTGAGCGAAGAGGCGGACCTCAGCTACAAATGCACGGACTACTACCACCCAGACGATGAAGGCGGGCTGGCCTGGAACTGCCCTCGACTGGCCATCGCTTGGCCAGTCCCGCAGCCCTTGCTGTCGCCCAAGGACAGCCGCCATCCAGGACTGGAGCAATTTCAGCGTCCTAGCCAGCAGGAAAGGCCATGACACGCATACTGGTGTCCGGAGGCGGAGGCCAGCTTGGTCAGGCCATAGGCTGGCTGAAGTCATCCCGCGCCAAAGCGCGTGTGCAAGCCGATCCGGCGTCAGCGTCGGCTCGGCTCGTGCACGAACCTGTCCAGCAGACTGAGAGTCTTCATATCCTGGCTCGATCTGATCTGGACATTACCGACCTTGAATCCATACAGCAGGCGCTGGAACGATACCGGCCCGATGTGCTGATCAATGCGGCCGCCTATACGGCCGTGGACAAAGCCGAATCCGAACCCGAAACGGCGTATCTCGTCAATGCACTTGCCCCTGGCCTGCTGGCGCAGGCCAGCGCGCAGCGCGGGATCGGCCTGATCCATATATCGACCGACTACGTCTTCGACGGTCAGGCGGCGCAGCTCTATGCTGAAGACGCGCCGACCGGGCCGATGAGCCTCTATGGGCGCAGCAAGCTCGACGGCGAGCAAGCCGTGCTGGCCGCCCTGCCCTCGGCAGTCATCGTACGCACCAGCTGGGTGTTCAGCCAGTTCGGTAATAATTTCTTGAAAACCATGTTGCGTCTGGGTCGGGAACGTCGGGAATTAAGCATCGTGAGCGATCAAGTGGGCGGCCCCAGCTATGCCCCGCATATCGCGCAGGTCCTGCTGCTTCTTGCCCGGCGCTTGGAGGCCGGCGTGCAAGCCCCTCGTGGAATCTACCATTACGCGGGCCAGCCTGATGTCAGCTGGTACGATTTTGCCCAGGAAATCTTCCACCAGGCCGTCCAACTGGGATTGCTGGCAGAATCGCCTTCGCTAAGGCCTATTTCGATGTGCCAGCATCCTGTACCGGCACGACGCCCCGCCCGGTCGTGCCTGAGCCAGCGCAAGCTGGACGATCTACTGGGTGTCGATGCCATTACCCGGGACTGGCGCGCAGGCGTGCGGTTAAGTCTGCTGGCTTTGCGAGAAACGTGCTGAAGCACGCGACACAGTGATGCCTTGAGCGATATCGCTGCTGGCTACGCCACAGAATCAGCCATGCAAAAAAGGCACCCGAAGGTGCCTTTTTTGTGGACGCTGTCCGCTGCGATCAGTGCTTGCGCACGTCCCGCAGTCGACGGGCCGCAGCAGCCTGAGCGGCCAACATGGCCAACTCGGCTTCCACGACGGCGATGTCGGCTTTGTCCTTGGTGTTGCGCAGGGCTTCTTCCGCACGTTTGCGGGCTTCAAGGGCCTTGGCCTCATCCAGGTCGTTAGCGCGAATCGCGGTATCCGACAACACAGTGACTTTGCCGGGCTGAACTTCGAGTATGCCGCCGGCTACGAAGATATGCTCTTCGCGGCCATCGTCCATAACGATCTTCAGCGTGCCGGGACGAATCCGCGAGATCAGAGGGGTGTGGCCGGGCAAAATACCCAGCTCCCCAGCCTCGCCGGGCAGTGCCACGAACTTTGCTTCACCAGCAAAGATCGATTCTTCGGCACTAACCACGTCAACATGAAGCTTAGCCATGAGCAATCCTTACTGAATAGTCTTGGCTTTTTCGAAAGCCTCGTCGATGGAACCGACCATGTAGAACGCCTGTTCTGGCAGAGCATCACACTCGCCGTCGACGATCATCTTGAAGCCGCGCAGGGTTTCAGCCAGTGGCACGTATTTACCAGGGGAACCGGTAAACACTTCAGCCACGTGGAACGGCTGCGACAGGAAGCGCTGGATCTTACGAGCGCGGGCCACGGCCTGCTTGTCTTCTGGAGACAATTCGTCCATACCCAGAATGGCGATAATATCGCGCAGTTCTTTGTAGCGCTGCAGCGTCTGCTGAACACCGCGAGCCACTGCATAATGCTCTTCGCCCACAACTTGAGGGTCAAGCTGACGGCTGGTGGAATCCAGAGGGTCCACAGCGGGGTAGATACCCAGGGCAGCAATGTCACGCGACAACACAACGGTGGAGTCCAAGTGCAGGAAGGTCGTAGCAGGCGATGGGTCAGTCAAGTCATCGGCTGGCACGTACACGGCTTGGATGGACGTGATCGAACCGGTCTTGGTGGAGGTAATGCGCTCTTGCAGCTTACCCATTTCTTCGGCCAGCGTAGGCTGGTAGCCCACAGCCGAAGGCATACGACCCAGCAGAGCGGACACTTCGGTACCGGCCAGCGTGTAGCGGTAGATATTGTCCACAAAGAACAGGATGTCGCGGCCTTCGTCGCGGAACTTCTCGGCCATGGTCAGGCCGGACAGTGCGACGCGCAGACGGTTGCCTGGAGGTTCGTTCATCTGACCGAACACCATGGCCACTTTGGAGTCGCTCAGGTTGTCCATCTGGATAACGCCGGCGTCAGCCATTTCGTGGTAGAAGTCGTTACCTTCACGGGTACGCTCACCCACGCCAGCAAACACGGACAGACCGCTGTGGGCCTTGGCGATGTTGTTGATCAGCTCCAGCATGTTCACGGTCTTGCCCACGCCGGCACCACCGAACAGACCGACTTTACCGCCCTTGGCGAACGGGCAAACCAGGTCAATCACCTTGATACCGGTTTCCAGCAGTTCCACTGATGGGGACAGTTCGTCGAACTTGGGGGCAACCTGGTGAATGGAGCGGCGCTCTTCGCACTGAATGGGGCCCACTTCGTCGATAGGGCGACCCAACACGTCCATAATGCGGCCCAGTGTGCCGGTGCCCACGGGCACGGAGATGGGCGCGCCGGTGCCGGCCACTTCCATGCCACGGCGCAGGCCGTCGCTGGAGCCCATGGCGATGGTACGAACCACGCCGTCGCCCAATTGTTGTTGCACTTCAAAGGTCAGGCCTTTTTCAGCGAAGGCCGAGCTTTCATCTACGAGCGTCAGGGCGTCGTAGACTTTAGGAATGCTGTCGCGGGGGAACTGAATATCCACCACGGCGCCGATGCACTGAACGATGGTACCGTTGCTCATGTTTAGTCCTTGCAATATAACTTTGATGGTATGCCTTGCCGTGATTACACAGCAGCGGCACCCCCCACGATTTCAGAGATTTCTTTGGTAATCGCTGCTTGGCGGGTCTTGTTGTAGACCAGCTGAAGCTCGCCGATCACGGACTTCGCGTTGTCCGAAGCGGCCTTCATGGCCACCATACGGGCAGACTGCTCGGAAGCCATATTCTCGGCGACAGCCTGATACACCAGACCTTCCACGTAACGCATCAGCAAATCGTCAATAACCGACTTGGCATCTGGTTCGTAGATGTAATCCCAACCATATTCGGAGGAATTGACCACGCCGCTTTCAGCGTTAATCTGATCGCCCGCCTGGAACGGATCTTTCAGACCCGTCGGCAAAGGCAGCAGACGAATGAAAGTTGGGTCCTGCTTCATCGTATTGACGAAGCGGCTGGTCGCCAGGTAAACGGCATCGATGCGGCCTTCCACAAAATCGTCGATCTGCACCTTGATGGCACCGATCAGACGTTCCAGGTTAGGAGCATCACCCAGACCGACTTCCTGGGAGACCAGTTTGGCGCCGACGCGAGCCAGCGTACCGGCTGCTTTCCCACCCAGGGCGGTTGTCTGCACCGAAATGCCCTTGTCTTCAAACTCGCGCAGACGCGCAAGCACCAGACGCAGGATATTGGTGTTCAAGCCGCCGCACAGACCTTTGTCCGTGCTGACCACTACAATACCAACAGCCTTGATTTCGGCGGGCTCAACCATGTAGGGGTGAGTGTAGTCGGGATGCGCCTGCATCAGGTGCGAAGCGATCTCGCGCACCTTGTCTGCATAGGGACGGCCGGCCCGCATCCGTTCCTGCGCCTTGCGCATCTTGGATGCCGCCACCATCTCCATGGCTTTGGTGATCTTGCGCGTGTTTTGCACGCTCTTGATCTTAGTACGAATTTCCTTAATTCCGGCCATCACACTTTCCTGTAAGGGCATTGTCGGGAGACTGGCGAGACGCCCGCCTCCCGCTAATCGTGACGCCGGAAGCACTCCGGCGCCTGCCTGCAGTGATTAGAAAGCGCCGTGCTTCTTGAAGTCCTGGATGGCTGCAACCAACTCAGCCTCGTCTTCCTTAACCAGTTCCTTCTTGCTTTCGATGCGCTGGACCAGTGCGTCAAACTTGTTGCGCAGGTGATCCTTCAGGCCTTTCTCGAAAGGCAGAACCTGAGCGACGTCCAGATCGTCGAAGTAACCGTTGTTCACGGCGTACAGGCTCACGGCCAGTTCCCACACAGCCAGCGGCTGGTACTGAGGCTGCTTGAGCAGTTCCACCACGCGCTTGCCGCGCTCCAGCTGACGACGGGTTGCATCGTCCAGATCGGAGGCGAACTGCGCAAAGGCGGCCAGTTCACGGTACTGAGCCAAGTCGGTACGAATACCGCCAGACAGCTTCTTGATGACCTTGGTCTGAGCTGCACCACCCACGCGGGACACCGAGATACCGGCGTTAATTGCGGGGCGTACACCAGCGTTAAACAGGTCCGATTCCAGGAAGATCTGGCCGTCGGTAATGGAAATGACGTTGGTCGGCACGAAAGCGGACACGTCGCCGGCTTGCGTTTCGATGATAGGCAGCGCGGTCAGCGAACCGGTCTTGCCTTTGACTTCGCCATTGGTGAACTTTTCGACGTACTCGGCGTTAACGCGGGCAGCACGCTCCAGCAGGCGGGAGTGCAGATAGAACACGTCGCCGGGGTAGGCTTCACGACCTGGAGGACGACGCAGCAACAGGGAAACCTGACGGTAGGCCCAGGCTTGCTTGGTCAGATCGTCGTAAATGATCAGGGCGTCTTCGCCGCGATCGCGGAAGTATTCGCCCATCGTGCATCCCGAGTAGGGAGCCAGGTACTGCATAGCAGCGGATTCCGAAGCGGAAGCAGCCACCACAATGGTGTATTCCATGGCACCGTGCTCTTCGAGCTTGCGCACCACGTTGTTGATCGTGGAAGCCTTCTGGCCCACGGCAACGTAAATACATTTCACGCCATTGCCCTTCTGGGCAATGATGGTATCCACAGCCACGGCGGTCTTGCCGGTCTGACGGTCGCCAATGATCAGCTCGCGCTGGCCACGGCCGATCGGCACCATGGAGTCCACGGCTTTGGTGCCGGTCTGCATGGGCTGGGACACGGATTCGCGGGCGATAACGCCGGGAGCGACTTTTTCGATGACGTCAGTCATCTTGGCGTTGATCGGGCCTTTGCCGTCGATAGGCATGCCCAGCGTGTCAACCACGCGGCCGAGCAGCTCGGGACCAACGGGCACTTCCAGAATGCGGCCGGTCGTCTTGACTGGATCGCCTTCGGAAACACCGGTGTATTCGCCCAGAATCACGGCGCCGACAGAGTCGCGCTCGAGGTTAAGGGCCAGACCGAACGTATTGTTCGGGAATTCGAGCATTTCGCCCTGCATCACATCGGACAGGCCGTGGATACGAGTGATACCGTCGGTAACGGACACGACCGTACCTTGTGTACGAACGTCAGTCGACGCGCCCAGGCCTTCGATGCGGCTCTTGAGCAGTTCGCTGATCTCGGACGGATTAAGTTGCATGTTCAGACTCCTGAAATCCTGTTTACTGACTCGCGCTTATGCGGTCAGCGTATCGCGCATGCTGGCCAGCCGGGCCTGCACGGAAGTGTCGAGCACCTGGTCACCAACGATCACCCGAATACCGCCGATCAGATCAGCGTCGACGGTAACTGTCGGCTTTAGCTTCAGGCCAAACTTCTTTTCGAGGCCAGCCACCAGCTCGCCGACCTGAGCGTCGCTGAGCGGGAAAGCGCTGATGATCTGCGCCTGTGCCGTGCCTTCGAGTTGGTGTTTCAATAACTCGAACTGCTCTGCAATCTGGGGCAGCAGCAAAATGCGCTGATTGTCCACCAGCAGTTCGAGAAAGTTGCGAGCCTTTTCCGAAGCCTGAGACTTGATCAGGCCTGTAAAAAGTTCGAGACGCTGCCCATTGTTCAGGCGCGGATCGTTCAGTGCCTCGCGCACATCGTGAAGACCGGCCACCTGAGCCATTTCGGACAACAGGGCCGACCACGATTCGAGTCCCTGACTGTCGTCGCGCACAGCGGCGAACAGGGCCTCGGCGTAAGGTCTGGCAATAGTCGATAGTTCAGCCATGGCCTGCCTTGATTTTAAAGTTCAGCCTTGAGCTGGTCGAGCAGCTCGGCATGCGCTTTCGCGTCAACTTCGCGTCGCAGGATCTGCTCGGCGCCTTTCACGGCCAGTATGGCGACTTCGCCACGCAGACCTTCGCGTACGCGTTGTACTTCCTGGGCAGCGTCTTGCTGGGCCTGGGCGATGATGCGGGCTTTCTCGGCCTCGGCTTCACGGCGGGCCTGTTCCAGCAGAGCGTTTGCCTGTTTTTCGGCGTCGACAATCCGTTGATGGTTGTCGGACTTGGCCGATGCGTCCATCAGGCTGATACGCGCTTGAGCCTGGGCCAGATCGGCCTTGCCCTTATCGGCGGCAGCCAGCCCGTCGGCGATTTTCTGACGACGATCATCGATTGCTTTCGTCAATGGCGGCCATACGAATTTCATCGTAAACCAGGCCAAAACGAAAAACACGATCATCTGGAAAAAGAGAGTCGCGTTTAAGTTCACGGTCGTATCCCTTCAATACCACGTGTGCCGGATGCTGGATTGCGTCCCGACACCTGTATGTTCAAGTCGGAAGCGGTGCATGTTCGTTAATGAGCCGCACCGCCAACGACTGCCTGTCCGCCTGCAATAACAGCGGACCCGCCTTATTACCCAACGAATGGGTTGGCGAATGCAAACAGCATGGCGATACCGACACCGATCAGGAAGGCAGCATCGATCAGACCGGCCAACAGGAACATCTTGGTTTGCAGGGCGTTCATCAGTTCGGGCTGACGAGCCGATGCTTCCAGATATTTACCACCCATCAGGGCGATACCAATGCAAGCGCCGAAAGCGCCCAGGCCGATGATGATACCGCAAGCAAGAGCAACGAGAGCGACGTTGGTCATGACAACTCCTTGGTTAAAAATCAGGTGTAAATCGAAAAATCAAAAAAGCGTGA encodes:
- the rfbA gene encoding glucose-1-phosphate thymidylyltransferase RfbA, translating into MKGIVLAGGSATRLHPITMGVSKQLLPVYDKPMIFYPLSVLMLAGIREILIISTPEDLPNFRNDGSRYGLELSYAEQPSPDCLAQAFIIGAAFIGQDNVSLILGDNIFYGYGFSQMLKEARSRRTRATIFGYQVTNPERFGVVEFDNNGKAVSIEEKPMQPKSHYAVTGLYFYDNRVIDIARQIRPSARGELEITDANNTYLRLGELNVSLLGRGFAWLDSGTHESLMEAGSFIRTIEHRQGMKVACLEEIAFNQGWLDRQQLGEQADALRKTGYGQYLQRLLQS
- the rfbC gene encoding dTDP-4-dehydrorhamnose 3,5-epimerase gives rise to the protein MNILNTSLPGVLIIEPRVFSDERGFFKETFSQERYREKAGITQPFVQDNYSRSGHHVLRGLHFQRTRPQGKLISVTRGTIFDVAVDIKPESETFGRYVGVELSESNHRQLWLPPGYAHGFCVLSEEADLSYKCTDYYHPDDEGGLAWNCPRLAIAWPVPQPLLSPKDSRHPGLEQFQRPSQQERP
- the rfbD gene encoding dTDP-4-dehydrorhamnose reductase; translation: MTRILVSGGGGQLGQAIGWLKSSRAKARVQADPASASARLVHEPVQQTESLHILARSDLDITDLESIQQALERYRPDVLINAAAYTAVDKAESEPETAYLVNALAPGLLAQASAQRGIGLIHISTDYVFDGQAAQLYAEDAPTGPMSLYGRSKLDGEQAVLAALPSAVIVRTSWVFSQFGNNFLKTMLRLGRERRELSIVSDQVGGPSYAPHIAQVLLLLARRLEAGVQAPRGIYHYAGQPDVSWYDFAQEIFHQAVQLGLLAESPSLRPISMCQHPVPARRPARSCLSQRKLDDLLGVDAITRDWRAGVRLSLLALRETC
- a CDS encoding F0F1 ATP synthase subunit epsilon, with product MAKLHVDVVSAEESIFAGEAKFVALPGEAGELGILPGHTPLISRIRPGTLKIVMDDGREEHIFVAGGILEVQPGKVTVLSDTAIRANDLDEAKALEARKRAEEALRNTKDKADIAVVEAELAMLAAQAAAARRLRDVRKH
- the atpD gene encoding F0F1 ATP synthase subunit beta, producing the protein MSNGTIVQCIGAVVDIQFPRDSIPKVYDALTLVDESSAFAEKGLTFEVQQQLGDGVVRTIAMGSSDGLRRGMEVAGTGAPISVPVGTGTLGRIMDVLGRPIDEVGPIQCEERRSIHQVAPKFDELSPSVELLETGIKVIDLVCPFAKGGKVGLFGGAGVGKTVNMLELINNIAKAHSGLSVFAGVGERTREGNDFYHEMADAGVIQMDNLSDSKVAMVFGQMNEPPGNRLRVALSGLTMAEKFRDEGRDILFFVDNIYRYTLAGTEVSALLGRMPSAVGYQPTLAEEMGKLQERITSTKTGSITSIQAVYVPADDLTDPSPATTFLHLDSTVVLSRDIAALGIYPAVDPLDSTSRQLDPQVVGEEHYAVARGVQQTLQRYKELRDIIAILGMDELSPEDKQAVARARKIQRFLSQPFHVAEVFTGSPGKYVPLAETLRGFKMIVDGECDALPEQAFYMVGSIDEAFEKAKTIQ
- the atpG gene encoding F0F1 ATP synthase subunit gamma, which produces MAGIKEIRTKIKSVQNTRKITKAMEMVAASKMRKAQERMRAGRPYADKVREIASHLMQAHPDYTHPYMVEPAEIKAVGIVVVSTDKGLCGGLNTNILRLVLARLREFEDKGISVQTTALGGKAAGTLARVGAKLVSQEVGLGDAPNLERLIGAIKVQIDDFVEGRIDAVYLATSRFVNTMKQDPTFIRLLPLPTGLKDPFQAGDQINAESGVVNSSEYGWDYIYEPDAKSVIDDLLMRYVEGLVYQAVAENMASEQSARMVAMKAASDNAKSVIGELQLVYNKTRQAAITKEISEIVGGAAAV
- the atpA gene encoding F0F1 ATP synthase subunit alpha yields the protein MQLNPSEISELLKSRIEGLGASTDVRTQGTVVSVTDGITRIHGLSDVMQGEMLEFPNNTFGLALNLERDSVGAVILGEYTGVSEGDPVKTTGRILEVPVGPELLGRVVDTLGMPIDGKGPINAKMTDVIEKVAPGVIARESVSQPMQTGTKAVDSMVPIGRGQRELIIGDRQTGKTAVAVDTIIAQKGNGVKCIYVAVGQKASTINNVVRKLEEHGAMEYTIVVAASASESAAMQYLAPYSGCTMGEYFRDRGEDALIIYDDLTKQAWAYRQVSLLLRRPPGREAYPGDVFYLHSRLLERAARVNAEYVEKFTNGEVKGKTGSLTALPIIETQAGDVSAFVPTNVISITDGQIFLESDLFNAGVRPAINAGISVSRVGGAAQTKVIKKLSGGIRTDLAQYRELAAFAQFASDLDDATRRQLERGKRVVELLKQPQYQPLAVWELAVSLYAVNNGYFDDLDVAQVLPFEKGLKDHLRNKFDALVQRIESKKELVKEDEAELVAAIQDFKKHGAF
- a CDS encoding F0F1 ATP synthase subunit delta, translated to MAELSTIARPYAEALFAAVRDDSQGLESWSALLSEMAQVAGLHDVREALNDPRLNNGQRLELFTGLIKSQASEKARNFLELLVDNQRILLLPQIAEQFELLKHQLEGTAQAQIISAFPLSDAQVGELVAGLEKKFGLKLKPTVTVDADLIGGIRVIVGDQVLDTSVQARLASMRDTLTA
- a CDS encoding F0F1 ATP synthase subunit B; its protein translation is MNLNATLFFQMIVFFVLAWFTMKFVWPPLTKAIDDRRQKIADGLAAADKGKADLAQAQARISLMDASAKSDNHQRIVDAEKQANALLEQARREAEAEKARIIAQAQQDAAQEVQRVREGLRGEVAILAVKGAEQILRREVDAKAHAELLDQLKAEL
- the atpE gene encoding F0F1 ATP synthase subunit C, translating into MTNVALVALACGIIIGLGAFGACIGIALMGGKYLEASARQPELMNALQTKMFLLAGLIDAAFLIGVGIAMLFAFANPFVG